TTTaatttgtttcttttcttttttttttttttttgtttttttattaattctttaacctttattattattttatttttttttttttaaactttgaaattttcaaaagaagttgaaaaaaaaaccaatacaattttaaataataatcacatttattgaataattttaaaaatcattaatagaaaaaaaaaaaatcattaatcaTTAATCATTAATCACTTTTACATTTTATATTCCacatattatataatataaaaaaaaaaaaaaaaaaataatataataacattataatttcttaataatttaaaaaacatataatataataaaaaaaaaaaaacaaaaaaaaaaaaaaaaaaaacaaaacaaaacaaaacaatcaatcaatcaatcaatcaatcaaacaAACaatcaaacaaaaaaaaaaaaaaaaaaaactgaatgAATCAAACAAATCATAATATTATTCAACAAATCTTaatcaaatataaattttaaaaaaaaaacaaaaataattataaaatatttggtaTGTATCTacacctttttttatttttaaaccccccatttttttattttttagacaAATGGTAAAAGTTACTTTAGCAGATTCAAAAAATACTCTTTACATTGGTCATATTCCAAAAGGTTTAACTGAAAAAGAAGTAAGAGCAGAATTAGAAGAGATTGGTATGGTATGTGTtgtttaatgataaaaaaaaaaaaaaaaaaaaaaaaaaaaaaaaaaaccaaatttattattaacaaattttatttaattatttaattagtGCACacttaaatcatttgaatttgatggaCCATCAAAACTTTATGGATATGCACAATTTAAAGATCAtgaaacaacaattaaagcaattaaatcaattcaaaaatcTAAGTATACAGCATCACTTACACCAAGCAAGAGATCAAATGATGATGGAAAATCACCAACAACCAAAGTATTATTTGTTAGGGGAATTAGAAGTCAAGATGAAGGTGAGTTATTAAGAAAACAATTAGGACCAGAACTTATTGAAAAGATTGTTGTACCATTGGATTCACAAAAAAAGACACCACTAGGTCATGCTTTCATCTATTGTAACTCAACATCGGACGCAAAGATCATCATGGATCACAATCATGACTTTGATTTCATGGGTCAAAAGTTAACAATTTCATGGGGTCTTCCAAAACAAAGAAAGATGATGGATGGTTATTTCGCAGCCAATACACCATTGGCCGCTCCACCATATGATTATCATTACTACTTTCCAGGTTCCGTACCACAAGACTACTATTATACTCCACAAATTCCAATCGTTGATCCAAGACGTTCAGGTTACACTGGTCAAAATATGACTGGGGGTCCAGGCGGTAAGTTTGAccataaaaaagaaatgtatCACCCTTATCCAATGGTTACTCCAACAACTAATCCTTATGCTAAATATGATACTTTTGGTTATCCACCACCACAAGagtaagtttttatttttttatttttttttttacatattaaaaaataatatgaaatatactaattttctttttttttttttctagcCGTTATGGTAAAACTCAAGGTGGTAAACCACAACAGAGTAAATATAGATTTTCTCCATATTAATTCTGTTTGaggacaaaaaaaaaaacaaaaaaaaaaacaaaaaaaaaaaaaaaattaatattatttgcaactctgtttatataattcattttcatacCTTCTCTTATACCACTAATATCATAATTATCATCACATCATATTATTtctcaattttttaattgtaaacaAACATGTAAATAGatccaataaaattaaaaaaaaaaaaaaaaaaaaaaaaaaaaaatcaaacaatTACTTGTGTTTAATTtgtatattatttttcatatttccaatttttttttttaattttttttttatgttatATCAATGTTGAGGCCcgttattttaaaaactatttttaaatttttaagttTAGTAAGATTtatatacattttttttctttaatgtCAAATATCCCCCGTGTGTGTAATTattcaaacttttttctttatttttaaaattaaacccCAAAATTTGTTATTAAAAAGGTGATTAGTTAGAAAGGGTGTCAagaatgaattttttttttttattttttttttttttattttttttaatatcaaccttaattaaattttaaaaatttttttttattttgaaccCAAACTGGGTGTGtggttataataaaatttttttttttttttcaccctaaatttttctttatttttaaattagttttattaattagaAACACAATTGTTTTAATGCATATTTATAGTATTTATTGGTAGAATAAAGTAATATAGTTTATAAAAAGTTGTTAGATAGagtatattaattataaaaattgctataaaaaaaagtggggttaaataataataatagtaatagtaatagtaatagtagtaatagtaataataaaaataacaataataataataataataataataatgatgttgTGTTTTGTAAATTAAACCTAAAGGCATAAATATCTGAAATagcaataaaattaataactaataatatagtaattaatttcaatatttaaagatcttttttttttttttttttgtcattcattcattcattcataattcattaattcaCTTTTTCACTctttcattcattcattcattcccttacatagtaaaaaaaaaaaaaaaaaaaaaaaaattaaactttatctatttttatcttttttttttatcttttattagTTGTGTTTAAAacaccaaaaaaataaagataaaaaacaaaaaacaaaaataataaaaaaaaaaaaataaaaaaaaaaaacaaataaaataaaaaaactatcatatatttttttttatttttttattaaaaattaaaaaattaaaaatattataatatctatttattcataattgttttattaaaaaaaaaaaaaaaaaaagaaaaaagcaGCAAACATATATtcctataaaaaaaaaaaaaaaaaaaaaaaaaaaataataataataataatttaaatacagCCAACCAATCAACATAttgaataatgaaaatatttattatttttattgtaataatattaagtttaaataatttattattaaatgtcaATTGTAATGAAATTAAGAGTAAAAAGATTACACAAGCAATAAGTAATAGAATATTATATAGTGATGAAAGTGGTAATGGGAGTAATATACCCAAATTATgggtattttttaattcaaaggATATAGATATCAATAAAGGATTGAATGGTAAAAATACATTTATTGATAAAACCAATGGAAATGAATTAACATTTGATCATGTTAAATCAGTTTCAGGTATAAATGATCAATCATTAGATAGaagattaaataatttattaaataacaataataataataataataataatgagttatttaaaaatccaaattcaattattcaatcaaaaaatcaattaattgatgaaacTGATTTACCAGTTTgcaataaattcattaatcaaattttatcatgttcaaatgaaaatggtaaGATTGATTTAGTTCAAAAATCGAAATggttaaattcaatttcaatttcaattaagccagattgtttaataaatcaactcGATTGTAATAGTAGtgctaataaaaatattcaagATATTAAGAGAATTATAAATTGTATATTAGATAAACCATTTGTTGATAGAGTTGATGttgtttcaaaatttaaaaaagaaactgTTAAACATGAAGAAACTCTTGATGTTAAAactagtaataataataataataataataataaaaataaaaataaaaataatattgatattgattattCTCAATcgaaatttaataatgatagatatttaaattcaaaattatttaaacaagaaaatcaatttgaaaatgaaaataataataataataataataataataataataataataataataataataataataataataataataataataataataataataataataataataataataaatttgataaatcattttatGGTAATACATTTAATCAAGTTAGTCAAGTTGGTATTGATAAACTTCAGTCATTGGGTTATGATGGATATGGTGTTACAATTTTAATGTTGGATTCTGGTTTTTATAAATCACATGAAGCTTttgatcatttaaatattattgctgagcataattttattgatggtagtaataatactCAAGGTGAAATGGATGATACTCAAAATAGTCATGGTACTGCTACACTTTCAACAATTGGTGCCTATATGCCTGGTGTTATGGTTGGTGCTGCCTATAATGCTTCATTTATATTGGGTAAAACTGAAATAGTTAGTGTTGAAAGTATCATTGAAGAGGATTATTGGATTGCTGGTATTGAGTGGGGTGAAGGATTGGGTGCACAGTTGGTTTCAAGTAGTTTAGGTTATACTCAATGgtataattattatgatttaaatGCATCAGTGGCTCATATTACAATGATGGCCGATTTTGCAACTACAAAAGGtatggttgtggtggttagTGCTGGTAATAGTGGTAACAATGGTATTGGTGCTCCTGCTGATGGTAAGCATGTTATTTCAGTTGGTGCAATGATGAATGAAACTGGTATCAATACAAGTTTCTCTTCAATTGGTCCATCCGCCGATGGTAGAGTTAAACCTGATATTATGGCATTGGGTTACAAGAATTTCGTTGCAAGTTATCATGGTAGAGTCAATTATACTCTAATGAGTGGTACAAGTTTTGCTTGTCCATTGGCTGCAAGTGGTATTGCATTATTAATTCAAGCACGTCCAAATTGgtcaaataaacaaatttatgAAGCCGTTTTAGGATCGGGTTCAAATGCATTTTCTCCAAATTCAAAGATTGGTTTCGGTACATTCAATGCCTATAGTGCTTTCCAATATAAACCAACCACTGGATCATGCTCAGAAATTGGTTGTTCAGGTCATGGTGGTTGCTGTAATGGAAAATGTACTTGTTCACCAGATTACTATGGAGAGTTTTGTCAATATCAAAAGATTGCCTGTTCAAGTGATTGTCGTTATCGTCATGGAAAATGtcaatttgataaatttggttTATCTGTAGTTTGTACTAGTACAAATAGTAGTTTTTACTCTAATGACGATCCAAGAGATACATGTAGAATTTGCACTGGTGCTAGTTTTGATATGTGTGGCGTTTGTGGTGGTTCAAATCAATGTCTTTCAAATAATGTAAATCATTGTATttttggtggtaatggtcCAAATCAATGTAAATCAATTGTTTTAGAGGAGAATATAAATGCAActtcatataaaaatattaaattattagttgGTCTTAGTGTTGGTTCAATAGCTTCTGTCTTATTTATTGTCTTTTCTGTTATCcttataaagaaaaagaaatttaatccATTGTTAGGTGGACATTATAAACATTCCAATCAAAATGAACAACAAATCATTCTtcaaaatgatttttcaattgatgaaaatgaattaataaattaagaaaaaaaaaataattaaaattaaattatataaacttcttttcttttttttttttttattttttttttttttttttatttaaaaacacattttctaaatttaaaatctaattataaaaagaaaactaaGTTTCTAAAatacaatttataaaaaatataattattttaatttatattattaatattgttatccttatttaatttttttttaatgtttaaatattaaaaataaagaagttGGAAActtgtaaattaattttattataaaaaaaaaaacaaaaaaaaaatctgaaaattaacaaatttacATTAAAccccaataaaaaaaattagaatttataaaaatgatagtAAATGGAATTCTATTAGTAATAAtgtgtaatttttttaaaatttattttaaaataaaaaaatagtattaaaataaaatataaaattataaatagaatttttatttttttttttttattttttttttttagttggaattaaataatcaactttattaaaaaaatgaaattatttttatttttaattttattagcACTAACTTTTGTGGCCAATGCAAATGAGGAGCGTTGGGGATTATGTATAGGTTTTGGATGTCCAGAGGGAAACCATTGCCAAGTTGTTGGTGGTTATCCAGTTTGTGTTAGAGATCCAACTTGTGTAGGACATCATTGTCCAAAAGGTTTCAAATGTACAATGGATTATGGTGAACCACACTGCATTAAATCATTACATTCACAATGTGAATTAACTGCTTGTCCAAGTGGTAagttattttcttttttaaaaatattgaaaaaaactaactaacaattattataaataaaaaaggataTAGTTGTGAAAGATTGAATTCAACTGTAATTTCTTGTATATCAGAGGATAGTTCATGCAATACTGTTTGGTGCCCAATAGGAACATATTGTTTCAGTAGTTCTGGTACACCAAAATGCTATTCAGCCGATGAATATCCTCAATTATGTAGATTCACTAGATGTCCTGTAAACCATTATTGTGAAATGAATGGTCAAAATATTGATTGTATACAAGGTGGAATTGTCCCACCAACTGACACACCAATTCAATGCCCAACATGTCAAGATCTTCCATGTTCAGCTGCAGGTTTAATATGCGTTACAGTTCCAAATAATTGTAGATCAACTAATTGTTGTCAAACAAGACCAATGTGTATCGCCAATCCAAGTACATCAACAACTACTgcataattataaaaaaaatgaataaaaactatttttttttaaaactatttttatatttaaaaataatatattattgttttgattattctgatggtaatttattttttttacaggaattaattaaaccagTTATCCATTCCTGATGTCCATTAATCATTGGGTTAGGTACAGTTGAAGCCAACTTTCTTGCAGGTTTTCCATTTTGTGATTCTTGAGTTAAAATACGAACTCTTCCTCCTGGTAAATCTTCGATAAGCCAAGCACGAGTAACATCCAATCTAGTTTCACAATCTCCTTCAGCCCATCCATGCCAAGATAATCGGCCAGCAATTCCTTTTGAAGGGTAAACATATCATTTCatttgatgaaaaattatcTGTAGTTCCAGGAATATACTCTTGTGGCCAAATAATAGCAGATTGAAAATTTGATTGTTGAATTGatgacatttttttaattaaaattaaccttaatacatataaaaaataaaatggcatatttaaaaaaaaaaaaaaaaagcaaatttAAAGTTGAACCTTTAGATTtattctaaaattttttaatgttaaCCCACACCGGCATACATtatgtatattttttattttttttattttttaaaatagaaatttttaCAAAACACTTCACCACaaagaatattttttaaattttttagtgTTGGAAATTATCTGtatcattaaaattgaaagaaaaaaaaaaagataaaaaatagaaaaatatctactaaataatttttcgatacttttattagttttttatcCATTAtgttctatttttttaataaattgaaaatatgagataaatattaattttattttgttaaaaaatgaaataaaattaattaatattttttttttttttttttttttttttttttttatttgtattaaatgattttaaaatagtttaatATATGTAaggttattaaaaaaataataataaccccATCTAACTGATAAGAGTGAGTGTCTCTAACctgatttatttttgattattaatttttttaaaattagtaatTAATTCGGGACTTTCTTATTCATCATAATCTGCGGATAAAGAAATCTCTATATTAGTTTTTATTGAATCTTCAATCTCTTCCATTCTCATTTTTGCATATCTAATGGCATCAGATCCTAATAAAAGCATTGGTGATGGGTTTTTCAATAAtgcaaatttaataattgcaGTAGCACCTTTTTCTGGATCACCtggttgtttattatttaattctgaaTCATGATACtctttacttttattaaCCAATGTGTATTCCTTAATAACTTTTGAAGGACGAACCAATACATCTTTTTGTAAGAAACAAGTACGGAAATAACCTGGATTAACAGTGGAAACATGAATTCCAAATTCTTTGAGTTCGATTCTTAAACCCAAACTTAATCCATCAATAGCAAATTTTGTagaactaaaaaaaaaatattaatcaatttgcaaaaaaaaaaaaaaaaaatttaatctagattttttataattatatattatatcaATTACCCATAAACTGAAAATCCTGGaaaataattacaaaatcctttatttttttttataaaataaatttcaaaagttttaataaataataataattataaaaattataataataataataaattaagtaATAACTACCTGCAATAGATGAAATGTTAATAATACGTGGACCATCATCAAAGAATTTATTAGCACGTAAATGTGGTAAAGCACATCTTATTGTATTCAAAACTCCTTTAAggttaatattaatatttacattAATATCACTTTCTGAAAATTCTTCAGTTGCTCCTTGAATACCATAACCtgcattattaattaaaatgtcAATTCTTCCAAACTTTGAAATTgtttcatcaattgatttttgaaCTGAATGTTCGTCTCCTACATCAACTTGTAATGGTAAAAAGTTTATTGAATTTCTAACTTCCTCATCAACACTTTTTATTAAGCCTTCCTTATTTCTACTAGTTGAAGCTACATAAAATccatttttcaataattgatttgtAAGACATAAACCCAAACCCTTTGATGCTCCTGTGACATAGaaaacttttttatctttttgtgaatccatttttattattaattaaaattaaataatataaaaaattttaaaaaaaattaaaaaataaaaaaaacttaatacttttttaaaattgttgtttatttaaataagaaatttaaattgaaataatttagtttgaccattttaaaatattttcaattcaaaaaaagattGGACCGTAatgataaaagaaaataacaaaaaaaaaaaaatatactcTTCCATAAACtattaaatgattgaatgtttttaaagattattttttattctttcaGCATTTTCTggaaaaaaatacaattttttttttgaccaatttaaatttaaaatataataataaatatttaaattttaataatttttttattacactttttgatttttaaaaattattttaaaataaaaaactattggtatttttttttttttttaaaatatcttttagcacccaataaaaaaaaaaaaaaatttttttttctgaaatcataatgtaatttaattaaaaatgaatttgtaattaaggtttaattaacaaaaaaaaaataaaaaaaatatttataatttttcatttctcttttagtaaaaaataaaaataaaaatataaaaataaaatggaaataaaaatatttaaaaaaaattttatttttatttttattttttacaatgatttaattttatttattttaaaatgaattcaGTATAGATAAATAGAACACTcaaaaatacacaaaatgatataaaa
This region of Dictyostelium discoideum AX4 chromosome 3 chromosome, whole genome shotgun sequence genomic DNA includes:
- a CDS encoding RNA-binding region RNP-1 domain-containing protein, producing MSERQKDGEYGVFVSDIARGVTDEQLKEEFSKIGDVLEAVVVKNKHSGETKGYGFVKFYHMADAQHAIETPNPPLFKDGITGKPQMVKVTLADSKNTLYIGHIPKGLTEKEVRAELEEIGMCTLKSFEFDGPSKLYGYAQFKDHETTIKAIKSIQKSKYTASLTPSKRSNDDGKSPTTKVLFVRGIRSQDEGELLRKQLGPELIEKIVVPLDSQKKTPLGHAFIYCNSTSDAKIIMDHNHDFDFMGQKLTISWGLPKQRKMMDGYFAANTPLAAPPYDYHYYFPGSVPQDYYYTPQIPIVDPRRSGYTGQNMTGGPGGKFDHKKEMYHPYPMVTPTTNPYAKYDTFGYPPPQDRYGKTQGGKPQQSKYRFSPY
- a CDS encoding peptidase S8 and S53 domain-containing protein, giving the protein MKIFIIFIVIILSLNNLLLNVNCNEIKSKKITQAISNRILYSDESGNGSNIPKLWVFFNSKDIDINKGLNGKNTFIDKTNGNELTFDHVKSVSGINDQSLDRRLNNLLNNNNNNNNNNELFKNPNSIIQSKNQLIDETDLPVCNKFINQILSCSNENGKIDLVQKSKWLNSISISIKPDCLINQLDCNSSANKNIQDIKRIINCILDKPFVDRVDVVSKFKKETVKHEETLDVKTSNNNNNNNNKNKNKNNIDIDYSQSKFNNDRYLNSKLFKQENQFENENNNNNNNNNNNNNNNNNNNNNNNNNNNNNNNNNNNKFDKSFYGNTFNQVSQVGIDKLQSLGYDGYGVTILMLDSGFYKSHEAFDHLNIIAEHNFIDGSNNTQGEMDDTQNSHGTATLSTIGAYMPGVMVGAAYNASFILGKTEIVSVESIIEEDYWIAGIEWGEGLGAQLVSSSLGYTQWYNYYDLNASVAHITMMADFATTKGMVVVVSAGNSGNNGIGAPADGKHVISVGAMMNETGINTSFSSIGPSADGRVKPDIMALGYKNFVASYHGRVNYTLMSGTSFACPLAASGIALLIQARPNWSNKQIYEAVLGSGSNAFSPNSKIGFGTFNAYSAFQYKPTTGSCSEIGCSGHGGCCNGKCTCSPDYYGEFCQYQKIACSSDCRYRHGKCQFDKFGLSVVCTSTNSSFYSNDDPRDTCRICTGASFDMCGVCGGSNQCLSNNVNHCIFGGNGPNQCKSIVLEENINATSYKNIKLLVGLSVGSIASVLFIVFSVILIKKKKFNPLLGGHYKHSNQNEQQIILQNDFSIDENELIN